From the Candidatus Binatia bacterium genome, the window GGCGGCGAATGTTTCCGGCGCCGGCAGGCGATAGAAGCTGTTGTTGATCTCGACCGTGCCGAAGCGACGCGCATAAAAATCGAGCCATTCGCTCTGCGGACAAGAGGGTGGGTAAAACGCGCCGTTCATCCAGTGCTTGTAGTTCCAGCCGCTAGTGCCGACGTAAATTTTACCGGCCATCCTAGCTTTCCTTCGGCGCCTGGCGATCGAAAACGGCGTGCGGCCCGGCCTTCGCCTCTTCGCGCAAAAGACTCTTCTGCACTTTCACGCTGGAAGTTTTCGGCAGCGAGTCGTGGTACTCGATATAGCGGGGAACTTTGAAAGCGGCGAGGCGCTCTCGGCAGAAGCTCCAGATCGCTTCCGGCGAAACGGTTTCAGCAGTGGCGGGCGGTTTCAGCACGACGCACGCCTTGATCTCTTCCTGCCGGATCGGATCGGCAACGCCGACGACCGCCGACTCGGCGATTTGCGGGTGGGAATTCAACACCCGCTCGACCTCTTCGGCGGAGACGTTCTCGTCGCCGCGCTTGATCATGTCTTTTTTGCGGTCGATGAAGTAGAGAAAACCGTCGTCGTCGATGTAGCCGAGATCGCCCGTGTAGAGCCAACCCTCTCTCAGCGCTTCCGCCGTCGCCGCGGGATTCTTGTAATAGCCGCGCATGACCGCCGGGCTCTGCTTGACGATCTCTCCGAGCTTGCCCGGCGGAAGATCGTTGCCGGCCTCATCGGTGATGCGCAGCCTGTGCGCCTCCGGCGCCGCCGGCAGGCCGCAGCTCCCGAGCTTGCGCTTGGTCTTGGCCGTCGGTCCGAGGACGCTCAAGATGTCTTCCGTCAAGCTGTACGAGCCGACGACCGTGAGGTCGAAGCGCTGTTCGAAGCGTAAATGCAGGTCCGGCGGCAACAGCGCAACGGCTAGACGAAGCGGATTTTGCGAGTCGTCGGATCTTTCCGGCTGATTCAAGAGAATCGTCGGAATCGTGCGCATCAGACTCGACGTCGTCACGCCGTATTCTCTGACTTCGTCCCAAAAATGCGAGGCGCTGAATTTCTCGCGAAGAACCAGGCTGCCGCCGACGGAAATCATCGCGAGCGCGATGTGGCAGAGCGCGTTGACGTGGAACAGCGGCAACATGACGAGCGCGCGGTCGCGCTCGTTCCACCCCAGCGCCTCGGCCCGTTTTTGCGGCGCAAAGGCGTAGGTAAATTGCGTGAGCATGACCCCCTTGGGCCGGTCCGTGGTACCGGAGGTGTAGGTGATCGAAACCAAGTCGTCCGCTTGTACAGCAATAGCCGGCGCTTTGTCCGAAGCCCCGTGGAGAAGCTCGTCCCATCCGAAGCACCCGGGCTCGCTCTTTTTTCCTAATGCAATGACGCGCTTGAGCTGCGGACAGCGGTCTCTCACTCGATCAATCAGCGCCAGGTAGGAACGTTCCGTGATGAGGCAACCGGAATCGGCATGATCCAGAACGTAGCCGACTTCGTCGGCGGAAAAAGCGGTATTGATCGGAACGAAGACCGCGCCGATCTCGGCCGCGGCGAAGACGGCGAGAAGAAACTCGGGACAGTTCGAGAGCAGCACAGCGACTTTGTCTCCCTTACATACGCCGAGCCGAAGGAAAGCGTTGGCCACGCGATAGACTTCCTGCTGGAAATCGCCGTAGGTGAACCGACCGTCTTTTGAGATCAACAACGGGTTTTTAGGATGGTCATAGGCTCGTTGACGCAGTAGGTCCTTGAGCGTGGTTGTCGGGTGAGTCATGCAATGTTTCTATAGCGGATCACTGGAAAGTTGGGAAGGCGTTGTAGCGGCCGGGAAAGCCGCCACCCGCTCTCCGATCCCGCGCAATGGGTCAGTGCTTATTCCAATCGCTGGTATCGGATGCGCGGGCTCTTCGAACGGGCAGCGGCTTTCCCGGCGAGGCCGACGGGCGCGAGGAAGAGGGCCGCGGACGTCCGATAAGTGAGGTTCGACTCATGGCACGACTCTATCAGCCATGGTTCGACCAAGCTCACCACTCTGAGCCAGTCGAAGAGCGGCCCGAAACTCGCGCCCCGAGGGATCGCCATCGGTGAAAGTAAGCGGCGAGAAGTGGCCGAATTCTTGACTTTCCAGAGGGAAAATGATTCTTTTTTAGATTCTAAACTCAGGTGGGAGGAAGCAATGGCGAAAATTTTCATTGCCGGGGAGCAGCTCGACTCTGAAAGCAAGCAGACCACCGAGGTCCGCAACCCGGCGACCGGCGAAGTCGTCGATACCGTCCCCAAGGGAACCGTCAATGACATCCGCCGGGCGATCGACGCAGCCTCCGGCGCGTTGAAAAAATGGTCGCAGATGGCGCCGTCGAAGCGCGGCTCGATCCTGCTCGCGGCCGGCCGGCTCATTCTCGAACAGGAGAAAGAGCTGGCGACGCTGCTCACCAAAGAACAGGGAAAACCGCTCCGGGAATCTATTCTAGAGATCCGCCGCTTCGTCCACACGCTGGATCATTACGGCGGCATGGCCAAGAGCCTCCGCACCGCCGCCGTCGTGCTCGACAACGGCCGGCACGGACTCGTCCTGCGCAAGCCGATCGGCGTTTGCGGCGCGATCGTGCCGTGGAACTTTCCCGTCTCCCTCATGGGCAACAAGCTAGGCCCGGCGCTTTTGGCCGGCAACACAGTCGTCGTGAAGCCCGCCGGCACGACGCCGCTGACCGACCTACGCTGTTGCGAGCTGATCGACAAAGCGATCCAGGCCGCCGGCGGCCCCAAGGGCGTCATCAACGTCGTCACCGGGCCGGGCAGCGTCGTCGGCGAAGAGCTGCTCGTCAATCGCACGGTCCGGAAGATCGGCTTTACCGGCGCGACCGACACCGGCCGGCGCGTGATGCAGTCCGCCGCGACCGATTTCAAACACGTCACTCTGGAACTGGGCGGCAGCGATCCGATGATCGTCTGCGAAGACGCCGACCTCGACCGCGCTATCAGCGCCGCTTCCGTCGGCCGCTTCTTCAACTGCGGACAAGCCTGTCTCGCCGTCAAGCGGCTTTATCTTGTCGACAAGATCGCCGATGAATTCACCGCAAGGCTGGTCGAGAAAGTAAAGAAGCTCCGCATCGGCAACGGCCTCGCGCGCGAGACGATTATGGGCCCGCTGCACACCGCCGATCAAAGAAAAGAGGTCGAGGAACAGGTAGCGGATGCGGTGAAGCGCGGCGCCAAAGTTCTCTACGGCGCCGAGCGGCCCAAAGGCGGGGACTACGACAAAGGTTTCTATCTCCTGCCGACGCTCGTCGCCAATCTCGATCCGGAATCGAAAATGCTGAAGGACGAGGTCTTCGGCCCGGCGCTCCCGATCGTCCGGGTCAAAGACCTTGAAGAAGGCGTCGCGCAGGCGAACAACTCGATCTTCGGCCTCGGCTCTTCGGTCTGGACGCGCGACATCAACAAGGCGATGTTCGCCGCCGAGCACATCGAGTCCGGCTATACCTGGGTCAACTCGGCGCAGATCATCTACGACGAGCTGCCCTTCGGCGGGGTCAAGCAGAGCGGCATCGGCAAAGAGCACGGCGAAGAGGCGATCGAGCACTACACGGAGTCGAAGTCCGTCGTCATCGCCACCGAGACCCAGTCCGAAGCCATGGGCGGGGAATAGGCCCTGCGGGCATCTCAAATCTCAGATCTCAAATTCCGGATTTGAGATTTGTCATATGAGATTTGAGATTCCGCGCGGAGCGAGGACGCGAGCGCAGCGAGGACATGGACCTTCCCGACATCTACAACGCGGCGACGACCTTCGTCGATGAGAATATCGCCCGGGGCCGGGGTAAGCGGCTCGCCATTTATTATCAGGATGAGACCTTCACTTATGAAGATGTCTACGAGAAGGTCAACCAGGCCGGCAACGTATTCAAAGAATTAGGCGTCGACACCGAGCAGCGGGTCCTGCTCGTTCTTCCCGACTCGCCTGAATTCGCTTTCAGCTTTTTCGGCGCGATAAAGATCGGCGCCGTGCCGATCCCCGCCAATCCGTGGATGAAGGCGAAGGACTACGACTACCTGCTGAACGACAGCCGTGCGCGAGTCGCCGTCATACACGAATCCGTCCTCCCCGAGTTCGAGCCGATCTGGAACAACCCGCGCCATTTGAAAAGCGTGCTGGTCGTCGGCAAGGCCAAAGGCCGCGCCGTCTCCTTCGAACACTTCACCTCAAAGGCATCGAGCCGCCTGGAAGCTGAGCCGACCAGCAAAGACGACGTCTGCTTCTGGGGTTACACGTCGGGCAGCACCGGCTCGCCCAAGGGTGCGGTCCACCTCCAGCACGATATGATCACGATCACCGATTTGTTCGTGAAGCCCGTGCTGGGGATGAGCGAGGACGACATCTGCTTTTCCGCCTCGAAGCTTTTTTTCGCATACGGCCTCGGCAACTCGCTCTATTTTCCCTTCCGCTTCGGCGCTGCGACGGTCCTCTGGCCCGAGCGGCCCGATCCGGAGAAGATTCTTCGCGTCATCGAAAAATATCGCCCGACCTTCTTCTTTTCCGTGCCGACGCTCTACGCCCGGCTGCTCCGCGTCGAAAGAAATTACGATCTCAGCTCGCTGAGAATCTGCCTCTCTTCCGGCGAGCCGCTGCCGCCGGCGCTCTTCCATCAATGGAAAGAGAAGTACGGCACTGAGCTGCTGGACGTCGTCGGCTCCACGGAGGCGACGCACGATTTTCTCGCCAACCGGCCGGGGAGGGCCAAACCCGGGAGCAGCGGCGAGGTGACGCCCGCGTTCGAGGCGAAGATCGTCGACGAAGAAGGCCGCGAAGTGCCGACCGGCGAGGTCGGAAATTTATTCGTCAAAGGCGACGCCAACGCGCCCTTTTACTGGAACAAGCACGAGCAGACCAAACGGATGATGCAGGGAGAGTGGCTGAAGACCGGCGACACTTATTATCGCGACGAGGAGGGTTATTACTGGTACTGCGGCCGCTCCGACGACATGATGAAAGTCGGCGGCCTCTGGGTCTCTCCGATCGAGATCGAAAATACGTTGATGGAGCACGCCTCGGTCCTGGAGACCGCGGTGGTGGGCCAGCCCGATCACGACGGTCTCCTCAAGCCCAAGGCCTACGTGCTCCTCAAGAGCGAATACAAGGCCAGCGATCAACTCAAAGAAGAGCTCCAGTCGCTGGTCAAGAACAAACTCGCCCCCTACAAATATCCCAGGTGGATCGATTTCGTCGACGAGCTGCCGAAGACCGTCACGGGAAAGATCCAAAGATTCAGGCTGCGGAGCGGAAAGTAATGTCCATCCGCCCTAGCTGACCCGTCGCGCACACACTCGGGGCAATCGGATTTCACCAGCCCGCCCACCCTGAGTAGCGCGAAGCGTTTAGCGAAGGGCCCTGCGCTGTCGGTAGGAAACCCAGTCCTTGCGCGCTGCCGCTCTCAACTCCTCCATCCTACCCCCGATCAACGCCTCCTTCTTCCGGCGGCTCCACCTCTTGATCTGCGCCTCAGCCGCCTTTGCCTCCTCCCGGGTTAGGAACTCCTGAAACCAAACAAGTTGTACTGGTCGGCGAGCGGCCGTGTAGCCACGGGTCGCCCCCGTTTCGTGCTCTGCCAGCCGACGCTCGATTTCATCCGTATGCCCAACGTAGTATGATCTGTCCGAGCATCGCAAAATATACGTAAAAAACGGCCGCGCCACCTCTCCTCCGATCATCCCGAGTAAGCCCGAAGGGCTGTACCCCTCGATACGCGACCTCAACGGTCGCTACTCGGGGAATCGGACTTTACCAACCCGCCTACCCTGAGTAGGCCGACAGGCCGTAACGAAGGGCGAACGGATGGAAAGTAGCAGCTCTGCCGCCGTGCCTCCGATCATCCCGAGTAGCCACCCCGGGGGTGGCGTATCGAGGGACAGATCACTGAACCCCATCAATCCCCTGTCCGCCGCGCACACACCAGACGAAGGCGGCGGCGTTGGACTTAAAGAAGCCGCCGCCGCCGGGGCTCACGAAGCCATTGCTGAAGTTCACGCCCCACGCGAGGCTGGCATCGCTGGCGTCGGTAGTAGCCGACCAGTAGATGGACGACTGCAACTGCACATTGGAAAATGGATGGCCAAGGGGCAAGGATGGATTTGCCTGCGATGTGTCCACCAGGCTCGCCAGCTCTTCGATCGTGGGGAGCCGCCACCCTTTACGGCCTCCAACCTCTAGCTGGTAGCAGTGAAGGAGCGCATTAAACCAAGTGAAAGAGCCCGTATTCGGCGACCGCTCCCAGACACGCCCGGTCTCTTTGTCCAGGACCGCGGCTTTGCCAAACTGGTTTAGCACCTGAAACCTCCCTGCACCGTTGATTTTCTTGTTCCACGTCGTCCCAGGATCAGCAAGCACCGCTGTGCCAAACAGGACAAAAGCCACCACAGCGATCAAAGTTGAATATAGTCTCTTCATAGAAATCTCCTCCTTTCAATTTTTTGTCTCTATTCTGAACCCTGATCCCCTCTTCCTTCCTATCCACGGCAACGCCCCCTATAGTCCAAGTTGGCCGATTTGTCCATCGCCTTTGGAAAATCTCGTTGAAGCGTGATACAGAAATCAAAACCTTTCATCGTCGGCTATTCTCCAAGGAGACAACATGAACCTGAAAGAGCTCAAAGAAAATCTGGCCTACTCGTGCAACATTCTCGCGAACGAAGGCCACTGGGACCAGATCCTCGGCCACGTATCGGTCCGCGTTCCCAAGCAGAACAAGATTCTCATGAAACCGCACAGCTTCGGCTTCGAAGAGATCCGGCCGCAGCACATCATCGTCGTCGATATCGAGAGCGGGAAAAAGATCGAAGGCAAGTACGAGCGCCATTCCGAGGTTTTCATCCATACCGAAATTATGAAAGCGCGCCCGGACGTCAATTGCGTCGTCCACACGCATCCGCCGTACGCCATCGCCTTCGGCTCTCTCGGCCGGCCGCTCCGGCCGATCAGCCATGAAGGCTCGATCTTCTACCAAGGCCTGCCGCTGTTCGACCACACCACCGCGTTGATACGAACGCCCGAGCTGGGTGTCCAGGTGGCCAAGTCTTTAGGCAAGTGCCGTGGCGTCTTGATGAAAAACCACGGCTCTACGGTGGTGGGTGAATCGATCGAGGTCGCGACGCTTTATGCCGTTTTTCTGGAGAAGGCCTGCCGCATCCAACTGCTCGCCACCGCTTCCGGCGAGCCTTCCTGGACGAGCGACGAGGAGGCGCCGATCAAGTACGAGCAGATCTACACGCCGCACCGGCTGGGGTCGATGTGGGACTACTTTGTCCGCCGCGCGAGGAAATTCCGCAAATAAATCCGGGGATTATTTTACTTGATCGCGAACTTTTTAAAGAAGCCCTCTTTTTCCAGCTCGGCGACGAAGCGCATCTCGATAAAATCGTCCGGCTTGGCCGACTTCGCCGCCGGAACCGTCGCGGCGACATCGGCGATAACGGCTTCCATCCCCTTGCGGCTGACGTACGGCGGATACTCTAAATACTGGCTAAACTGGTTGAACGTATCCTCCTGGATGTCCGTGTCCTTCACCTTGAGCTGGTTTTGAATCATCTTAAGAGCGGCCACTTTATTCGTTTTGAAAATATACACCCCTTCCGCGTAGCTACGGACTACACGCCGGGCTATGTCCCCATTGACGCTCAAGTAGCTCCGGCTCGTGCCGATCGCGACCGAGACGTATTCCGGCCCCTCCTTGGCAATATTCATCAGCTCCACCATTCCGACCTTGCGCGCCCGGCTGTTGGTGGGAGGCGAGACGACGCCGGCGTCGATCTGGCCGGCAACCAGCGCCGTAAAGATGTTGGGGACTTCCAGCAGGGGAAGAATCTGATAATCCACCGGCTTCAAGCCGGCTTGCCCGAGGGCGTAGAGCGCCGAGGTGTGGGTGGATGAACCCACCCGCGTGATGCCGATCTTTTTTCCCTTGAGATCGGCGATTTTCTTGATCTCGGGCTTCGCCATGAGCGAAAACACCATGCGATTGGTGGCGCCGACGATCGACGCGATGTTCGCGCCTTGAAGATTCGCCTGAACCTGGTTGTTTCCGTCCATGAACGAAAAAGCGATTTCACCGGCAAGAATCGCCTGAATCCCCCGCGAGCTCGAAGGAATATGAATCAACTCCGCTTCGAGGCCATTTTTCTTGAACAGTCCTTCCTGTTTGGCCATGAACAAACCGCTCTGCGCGCCGGTCACCGCCGTCCAGTTGATGCGGACTTTGTTTTGCGCCGCGGCACCCGGCGCCAGCGAAATCACGATCAGCAAAGTTACGGCCGCGAGTCTTCCGATCCTCATCGTTTCTCCTTGTCAAATCCTTGGACCCGGAACCGTATAACAGACGGCGACGGAGTGTCAATCGTTGTGCCGCCCTTTGGAAAATCCGCCTGAAGCATGGTAGAGAGTTTTCATGTCGAAAAAAATTCATCTGACCCTCGCGTGCGGCGATTATGAAATCGTGCGCGCGCTGATGGACGGAAGCGTCGCGCCTGACGGCATCGAGCTCACGATCTTGACTGATATGAGCGCCGATGTGCGCCACTGGAGGATGATTCGAAACCGGGAATTCGACGTCGCTGAGCTTTCGATGTCGAACTATCTCGCGGCCAAGTTCCGCGGTTATCCGCTCGTCGCGATCCCGGTCTTCCTCCACCGGCGGTTCCGCCACGGTTTTATCTTTGTGAACGCCGCGAAGGGGGTAGAAAAACCCGCC encodes:
- a CDS encoding DUF72 domain-containing protein, translating into MAGKIYVGTSGWNYKHWMNGAFYPPSCPQSEWLDFYARRFGTVEINNSFYRLPAPETFAA
- a CDS encoding AMP-binding protein codes for the protein MTHPTTTLKDLLRQRAYDHPKNPLLISKDGRFTYGDFQQEVYRVANAFLRLGVCKGDKVAVLLSNCPEFLLAVFAAAEIGAVFVPINTAFSADEVGYVLDHADSGCLITERSYLALIDRVRDRCPQLKRVIALGKKSEPGCFGWDELLHGASDKAPAIAVQADDLVSITYTSGTTDRPKGVMLTQFTYAFAPQKRAEALGWNERDRALVMLPLFHVNALCHIALAMISVGGSLVLREKFSASHFWDEVREYGVTTSSLMRTIPTILLNQPERSDDSQNPLRLAVALLPPDLHLRFEQRFDLTVVGSYSLTEDILSVLGPTAKTKRKLGSCGLPAAPEAHRLRITDEAGNDLPPGKLGEIVKQSPAVMRGYYKNPAATAEALREGWLYTGDLGYIDDDGFLYFIDRKKDMIKRGDENVSAEEVERVLNSHPQIAESAVVGVADPIRQEEIKACVVLKPPATAETVSPEAIWSFCRERLAAFKVPRYIEYHDSLPKTSSVKVQKSLLREEAKAGPHAVFDRQAPKES
- a CDS encoding aldehyde dehydrogenase family protein, translated to MAKIFIAGEQLDSESKQTTEVRNPATGEVVDTVPKGTVNDIRRAIDAASGALKKWSQMAPSKRGSILLAAGRLILEQEKELATLLTKEQGKPLRESILEIRRFVHTLDHYGGMAKSLRTAAVVLDNGRHGLVLRKPIGVCGAIVPWNFPVSLMGNKLGPALLAGNTVVVKPAGTTPLTDLRCCELIDKAIQAAGGPKGVINVVTGPGSVVGEELLVNRTVRKIGFTGATDTGRRVMQSAATDFKHVTLELGGSDPMIVCEDADLDRAISAASVGRFFNCGQACLAVKRLYLVDKIADEFTARLVEKVKKLRIGNGLARETIMGPLHTADQRKEVEEQVADAVKRGAKVLYGAERPKGGDYDKGFYLLPTLVANLDPESKMLKDEVFGPALPIVRVKDLEEGVAQANNSIFGLGSSVWTRDINKAMFAAEHIESGYTWVNSAQIIYDELPFGGVKQSGIGKEHGEEAIEHYTESKSVVIATETQSEAMGGE
- a CDS encoding benzoate-CoA ligase family protein; this translates as MDLPDIYNAATTFVDENIARGRGKRLAIYYQDETFTYEDVYEKVNQAGNVFKELGVDTEQRVLLVLPDSPEFAFSFFGAIKIGAVPIPANPWMKAKDYDYLLNDSRARVAVIHESVLPEFEPIWNNPRHLKSVLVVGKAKGRAVSFEHFTSKASSRLEAEPTSKDDVCFWGYTSGSTGSPKGAVHLQHDMITITDLFVKPVLGMSEDDICFSASKLFFAYGLGNSLYFPFRFGAATVLWPERPDPEKILRVIEKYRPTFFFSVPTLYARLLRVERNYDLSSLRICLSSGEPLPPALFHQWKEKYGTELLDVVGSTEATHDFLANRPGRAKPGSSGEVTPAFEAKIVDEEGREVPTGEVGNLFVKGDANAPFYWNKHEQTKRMMQGEWLKTGDTYYRDEEGYYWYCGRSDDMMKVGGLWVSPIEIENTLMEHASVLETAVVGQPDHDGLLKPKAYVLLKSEYKASDQLKEELQSLVKNKLAPYKYPRWIDFVDELPKTVTGKIQRFRLRSGK
- a CDS encoding GIY-YIG nuclease family protein gives rise to the protein MIGGEVARPFFTYILRCSDRSYYVGHTDEIERRLAEHETGATRGYTAARRPVQLVWFQEFLTREEAKAAEAQIKRWSRRKKEALIGGRMEELRAAARKDWVSYRQRRALR
- a CDS encoding DUF1566 domain-containing protein, translated to MKRLYSTLIAVVAFVLFGTAVLADPGTTWNKKINGAGRFQVLNQFGKAAVLDKETGRVWERSPNTGSFTWFNALLHCYQLEVGGRKGWRLPTIEELASLVDTSQANPSLPLGHPFSNVQLQSSIYWSATTDASDASLAWGVNFSNGFVSPGGGGFFKSNAAAFVWCVRGGQGIDGVQ
- a CDS encoding class II aldolase/adducin family protein; amino-acid sequence: MNLKELKENLAYSCNILANEGHWDQILGHVSVRVPKQNKILMKPHSFGFEEIRPQHIIVVDIESGKKIEGKYERHSEVFIHTEIMKARPDVNCVVHTHPPYAIAFGSLGRPLRPISHEGSIFYQGLPLFDHTTALIRTPELGVQVAKSLGKCRGVLMKNHGSTVVGESIEVATLYAVFLEKACRIQLLATASGEPSWTSDEEAPIKYEQIYTPHRLGSMWDYFVRRARKFRK
- a CDS encoding ABC transporter substrate-binding protein; the protein is MRIGRLAAVTLLIVISLAPGAAAQNKVRINWTAVTGAQSGLFMAKQEGLFKKNGLEAELIHIPSSSRGIQAILAGEIAFSFMDGNNQVQANLQGANIASIVGATNRMVFSLMAKPEIKKIADLKGKKIGITRVGSSTHTSALYALGQAGLKPVDYQILPLLEVPNIFTALVAGQIDAGVVSPPTNSRARKVGMVELMNIAKEGPEYVSVAIGTSRSYLSVNGDIARRVVRSYAEGVYIFKTNKVAALKMIQNQLKVKDTDIQEDTFNQFSQYLEYPPYVSRKGMEAVIADVAATVPAAKSAKPDDFIEMRFVAELEKEGFFKKFAIK